Proteins encoded within one genomic window of Raineyella fluvialis:
- a CDS encoding fumarylacetoacetate hydrolase family protein codes for MGRNYAEHAAEFARSGFDATQASTSSIPEAPVVFSKPYTSITGARAEIEPHAGLTSGLDYEAELGVVIGRGGRSIGRDQAMEHVWGYTIINDVTARDLQKLHKQWLIGKSLDTFCPMGPYVVTADEIGPGPLQVQCSVNGELRQDASTADLIFDIPTIIETLSAGITLVPGTSSPPAHLRAWGSDSNRRSSSSRVTRWRSPSRGWARCATGSGRRDERTEGPLRSPRGGPTAGNDPRPGRNHQLLRAHRGASGHDAPGDPL; via the coding sequence GTGGGACGCAACTACGCCGAGCATGCCGCCGAGTTCGCCCGGTCAGGCTTCGACGCCACCCAGGCGTCCACATCGAGCATCCCCGAGGCGCCAGTGGTGTTCTCGAAGCCCTACACGTCCATCACCGGCGCCCGCGCCGAGATCGAACCGCACGCAGGGCTCACCTCCGGTCTGGACTACGAGGCGGAGCTGGGAGTCGTGATCGGACGCGGCGGGCGCAGCATCGGCCGTGACCAGGCGATGGAGCACGTGTGGGGCTACACCATCATCAACGACGTCACCGCTCGTGACCTGCAGAAGCTGCACAAGCAGTGGCTGATCGGCAAGAGCCTCGACACCTTCTGTCCGATGGGACCGTACGTGGTCACGGCCGACGAGATCGGCCCGGGCCCGCTCCAGGTGCAGTGCTCGGTGAACGGGGAGCTGCGGCAGGACGCGAGCACCGCCGACCTGATCTTCGACATCCCGACGATCATCGAGACCCTCAGCGCCGGCATCACGCTGGTCCCGGGGACATCATCGCCACCGGCACACCTCAGGGCGTGGGGATCGGATTCGAACCGCCGAAGTTCCTCCAGCCGGGTGACGAGGTGGAGATCACCATCACGGGGCTGGGCACGATGCGCAACAGGGTCGGGTCGCCGCGATGAGCGAACCGAAGGTCCACTACGAAGTCCTCGGGGAGGGCCCACCGCTGGTAATGATCCACGGCCTGGGCGGAACCATCAACTTCTACGAGCCCATCGTGGAGCGTCTGGCCACGACGCACCGGGTGATCCGCTATGA
- a CDS encoding alpha/beta fold hydrolase, which translates to MERLATTHRVIRYDFNGHGRSPLEEPITVEGLADQAAALIDELADGQAHVVAHSMGTLIAQHLGAAHPDKVASMVLLGPVTAQHDAARRATRERAATVRATGMGAVADAIVRSGTAPTSRAANALVGACVREMLTRQVPENYAQACEALASAEDPDLSPVAGRVLLLTGSADAVGKPEIAQELATRFTDAECHVIEDIGHWTVIEAPGEVLRAIEAFLG; encoded by the coding sequence GTGGAGCGTCTGGCCACGACGCACCGGGTGATCCGCTATGACTTCAACGGCCATGGCCGCTCGCCCCTCGAGGAACCGATCACCGTGGAAGGCCTGGCGGACCAGGCTGCGGCCCTGATCGATGAACTCGCCGATGGGCAGGCCCACGTGGTCGCCCACTCGATGGGCACGCTGATCGCACAGCACCTCGGCGCCGCCCACCCGGACAAAGTGGCATCGATGGTGCTCCTGGGCCCCGTCACGGCGCAGCACGACGCCGCCAGGCGAGCCACCCGCGAGCGGGCAGCCACCGTGCGTGCCACCGGCATGGGCGCCGTGGCCGACGCCATCGTCCGGTCGGGTACCGCCCCCACGTCGCGCGCCGCGAACGCGCTGGTGGGCGCATGCGTCCGCGAAATGCTGACCCGTCAGGTCCCCGAGAACTACGCGCAGGCCTGCGAAGCCCTGGCATCAGCGGAGGATCCTGACCTGTCCCCTGTCGCCGGCCGCGTACTCCTGCTCACCGGATCAGCGGATGCGGTCGGGAAACCGGAGATCGCCCAGGAACTAGCCACCCGATTCACCGACGCCGAGTGTCACGTCATCGAGGACATCGGCCACTGGACGGTGATCGAGGCACCCGGAGAAGTTCTGCGGGCAATCGAGGCCTTCCTCGGCTGA
- a CDS encoding aldo/keto reductase, producing MTVAQSGTFQLAGQLQVTRLGFGAMRITGEGVWGPPADHDEAIRVLRRAVDLGVDFIDTADSYGPYDSENLIFEALHQGDGYGDVVIATKGGFTRQGPRQWVPVGRPEYLRQCVQMSLRRLGLEQIPLWQLHRIDPKVPREEQFGVIKEFVDEGLVRLVGLSQVGVEEIKAAQGAGLVVASVQNRYNLSDRSSEDVLEYCESEGIGFIPWAPMDAGHLAQPGGPLDDVVRAHQGATPSQVALAWLLRRSPVMLPIPGTGSVAHLEANCAAADLQLTDEEMRTLTAA from the coding sequence ATGACAGTCGCACAATCGGGCACGTTCCAGTTGGCCGGACAGCTGCAGGTCACACGTCTCGGCTTCGGCGCTATGCGCATCACGGGCGAGGGGGTCTGGGGCCCGCCCGCCGACCACGACGAGGCGATCCGGGTGCTGCGCCGGGCCGTCGACCTCGGCGTGGACTTCATCGACACGGCGGATTCGTACGGTCCGTACGACTCGGAGAACCTGATCTTCGAGGCCCTGCACCAAGGCGACGGGTACGGCGACGTGGTGATCGCGACGAAGGGCGGGTTCACCCGTCAGGGACCGCGCCAATGGGTCCCCGTGGGGAGGCCGGAGTACCTGCGCCAGTGCGTGCAGATGTCGCTGCGCCGCCTCGGCCTGGAGCAGATCCCGCTGTGGCAGCTGCACCGCATCGATCCGAAGGTGCCCCGCGAGGAGCAGTTCGGGGTGATCAAGGAGTTCGTCGACGAGGGCCTGGTCCGCCTCGTCGGGCTCTCCCAGGTGGGCGTCGAGGAGATCAAGGCCGCCCAGGGCGCCGGTCTTGTCGTCGCCTCGGTGCAGAACCGCTACAACCTCTCGGACCGCTCCAGCGAGGACGTACTGGAGTACTGCGAGTCCGAGGGGATCGGCTTCATCCCGTGGGCGCCGATGGATGCGGGTCACCTCGCCCAGCCGGGCGGTCCGCTGGACGACGTCGTACGTGCCCATCAGGGAGCCACCCCGTCGCAGGTCGCACTCGCCTGGCTGCTGCGTCGATCGCCCGTGATGCTGCCGATCCCCGGGACCGGGAGCGTCGCCCACCTCGAGGCCAACTGCGCCGCGGCAGACCTCCAGTTGACGGACGAGGAGATGCGTACGCTCACCGCGGCCTGA
- a CDS encoding GntR family transcriptional regulator gives MDYANLPERLQAVITERIIDGTYTPGERLVELQLAKEFGVSQAPVREALRTLAAMRLVEIRPRRGTFVRAASHDDLAEVYLVRGALERAAGIAAYADVHRDPSALEAALTDMRAGAEADDTTRLVEASTQFHRAIVLASRNSILIGIWDNLAIGVRTLATVRRTGLDLHQAAEAHVPILEAFRSGTPESVGRLLEEHQQHYLRLPHD, from the coding sequence GTGGACTACGCCAACCTCCCCGAGCGCCTGCAGGCAGTGATCACGGAACGGATCATCGACGGCACCTACACGCCAGGAGAGCGCCTCGTCGAACTGCAGCTCGCCAAGGAGTTCGGTGTCAGCCAGGCTCCGGTACGTGAGGCTCTCCGAACCCTGGCAGCCATGAGGCTCGTCGAGATCCGGCCACGGAGGGGAACATTCGTCCGCGCCGCCTCGCACGACGACCTTGCGGAGGTGTACCTGGTCCGCGGAGCCTTGGAACGGGCAGCCGGCATAGCCGCCTATGCAGACGTGCACCGCGATCCGTCCGCACTGGAAGCCGCGCTCACGGACATGCGGGCAGGCGCCGAGGCGGACGACACCACCCGACTGGTCGAGGCCAGCACGCAATTCCACCGGGCCATCGTGCTCGCCTCCCGCAACAGCATCCTCATCGGGATCTGGGACAACCTGGCGATCGGGGTGAGGACTCTGGCGACCGTCCGGCGTACGGGTCTCGATCTCCATCAGGCCGCAGAGGCGCACGTCCCCATCCTCGAAGCCTTCAGGTCCGGCACCCCTGAGTCCGTGGGTCGACTGCTCGAGGAACACCAGCAGCACTACCTCCGTCTACCCCACGACTGA
- a CDS encoding Fic family protein encodes MQRPAEHQTATPATAPNSWPSLQYGQADWDRPDPAASRRQRAANRGTFHYAVVPHIAALEPPVSGEVLSDADDALTRMQAFDRDSLGWGVPFSSVLLRSESAASSQIEHLTANARRIALAALGDSSRPNATMIARNTAALRAAVDLADRISATTILAMHERLDGGDDPDNAGRFRREWVWIGGQSPVTAAHVGVHPDAIQSDIADLVGFIRRDDIQPLVQAAIAHAQFETIHPFTDGNGRTGRALVSAILRRRAVTTHMSVPISSGLLVDTEEYFAALTAYRLGDLAPIVERFAYAARRAVDNAVLLRDEVQAVRDSVLATAQRRTANLLTLAELCASEPAFTAQMVTDRGVSTSSAYRILDRLVEAGIIRPEKPIRGSTVWTVPGLTEALDRFAARAGRRTLRKGDAREQH; translated from the coding sequence ATGCAGCGGCCAGCCGAACACCAGACTGCGACACCGGCCACCGCGCCCAATTCCTGGCCGTCCCTCCAGTACGGTCAGGCCGACTGGGACCGACCCGACCCCGCGGCGAGCCGCCGCCAACGTGCGGCCAACCGAGGCACCTTCCACTATGCCGTCGTCCCCCACATCGCCGCCCTCGAGCCGCCGGTCAGCGGTGAGGTGCTGTCCGACGCCGACGATGCACTGACGAGGATGCAGGCCTTCGACAGGGATTCCTTGGGCTGGGGGGTGCCCTTCTCCTCGGTGCTGTTGCGCAGCGAATCGGCTGCCAGCTCCCAGATCGAGCACCTGACCGCGAACGCGCGCCGGATCGCCCTGGCCGCACTGGGCGACTCCAGCCGCCCGAATGCGACGATGATCGCCCGCAACACCGCGGCACTGCGTGCGGCAGTCGACCTGGCCGATCGCATCAGCGCGACCACCATCCTGGCCATGCACGAGCGGTTGGACGGTGGCGACGATCCCGACAACGCCGGACGCTTCCGTCGGGAATGGGTGTGGATCGGCGGCCAATCACCGGTCACAGCCGCACACGTCGGTGTCCACCCGGATGCCATCCAGAGCGACATCGCCGATCTGGTCGGCTTCATCCGGCGCGACGACATCCAGCCCCTGGTCCAAGCAGCGATCGCACACGCCCAGTTCGAGACGATCCACCCTTTCACCGACGGTAACGGCCGGACCGGTCGGGCTCTGGTGAGCGCGATCCTGCGGCGAAGGGCGGTGACGACGCACATGTCGGTGCCGATCTCCTCCGGTCTGCTGGTCGACACAGAGGAGTACTTCGCCGCCCTGACCGCCTACCGACTCGGCGATCTCGCCCCGATTGTCGAACGTTTCGCCTATGCCGCGCGACGGGCCGTCGACAATGCGGTCCTCCTGCGCGATGAGGTGCAGGCCGTACGCGATTCGGTGCTCGCCACCGCGCAGCGACGTACGGCCAACCTGCTCACGCTGGCCGAGCTGTGCGCAAGTGAACCGGCGTTCACCGCGCAGATGGTCACCGACCGGGGGGTCTCGACCTCGAGTGCCTATCGGATCCTGGACCGTCTGGTCGAGGCCGGAATCATCCGTCCGGAGAAGCCGATCCGTGGATCGACGGTGTGGACCGTTCCGGGGCTGACCGAGGCGCTGGACCGGTTCGCCGCCCGAGCCGGACGACGCACGCTCCGGAAGGGCGACGCCCGAGAACAGCACTAG
- a CDS encoding type II toxin-antitoxin system Phd/YefM family antitoxin produces the protein MKTMSYTESRARYAEVLDAVVNDREEVVITRAGHEPVVIVSLEDYESLRETAYLMRSPANARRLLDAMERLESGGGQQHDPVETD, from the coding sequence ATGAAGACGATGAGCTACACCGAGTCCCGGGCCCGCTACGCCGAGGTCCTGGATGCCGTCGTCAACGACCGCGAGGAGGTCGTCATCACCCGCGCCGGACACGAGCCCGTGGTGATCGTCTCCCTGGAGGACTACGAGTCGCTGCGCGAGACCGCCTATCTGATGCGTTCCCCGGCCAACGCACGACGCCTCCTTGACGCGATGGAGCGCCTCGAAAGCGGTGGCGGTCAGCAGCACGATCCAGTGGAGACGGACTGA
- a CDS encoding DUF6880 family protein, producing MSDLADAVLPLVRTRADLHRWSAANAYGSQLQGAVDMLRQAAQDEPADQVLGVTQRAIASALRVIWRADDSSGIIGDAIRDLLDLHAELARAAQPPAAKLVDWMVNFQFVQEVDYFEIDPVAYAPALGEKGLARYRAKLAEIADTLGPELTDEQEAALWAQRATDPESWERRANDRHVRFTLAWNARRLAVWDRDVAAIIATHARDRRVAAWLTDTAEALAEVGEFDLAIDWARQATEFGPGHQSVAAAAYWCTLLAEHRPQDELAARLEVFRRWPTAGHAGAVHKAAGDAWPDHRDAVMVGLEQHPREAVAFTLHHLADVPLAWTLAHSLGLDDPQLWDELATAYEKIDPVAALAVHTARVVADLEIADAKRYRAAARRLARMRTLARKADQVAEIDQLIAELRATHRRRPRLQLEFDRARLP from the coding sequence GTGTCCGATCTCGCTGATGCCGTGCTGCCGCTGGTCCGTACGCGCGCCGACTTGCACCGCTGGAGCGCTGCCAACGCGTACGGAAGCCAGCTACAGGGGGCCGTGGACATGCTCCGACAGGCCGCCCAGGACGAACCCGCCGACCAGGTGCTCGGGGTGACCCAACGGGCGATCGCCAGTGCGCTGCGGGTGATCTGGCGAGCCGATGACTCCAGCGGCATCATCGGCGACGCCATCAGGGACCTGCTCGACCTGCACGCCGAACTGGCCAGGGCCGCACAACCCCCAGCAGCCAAGCTCGTGGACTGGATGGTCAACTTCCAGTTCGTCCAGGAGGTCGACTACTTCGAGATCGACCCGGTCGCGTACGCTCCGGCCCTCGGCGAGAAGGGGCTGGCGCGGTACCGGGCCAAGCTGGCCGAGATCGCCGACACGCTGGGCCCGGAACTGACCGACGAACAGGAGGCTGCGCTCTGGGCCCAGCGGGCGACGGACCCGGAGAGCTGGGAGCGTCGGGCCAACGATCGTCACGTACGGTTCACGCTGGCCTGGAACGCGCGACGGCTCGCGGTCTGGGACCGTGACGTAGCGGCGATCATCGCGACCCACGCGCGCGACCGCAGGGTCGCCGCCTGGCTTACCGACACTGCCGAAGCCCTCGCGGAGGTCGGCGAGTTCGACCTGGCCATCGACTGGGCACGGCAGGCCACTGAGTTCGGTCCGGGCCACCAGTCGGTTGCCGCGGCCGCGTACTGGTGCACGCTGCTGGCCGAGCACCGCCCGCAGGATGAGCTGGCTGCGAGGCTCGAGGTGTTCCGACGCTGGCCCACGGCCGGCCACGCCGGTGCCGTACACAAGGCGGCCGGCGATGCCTGGCCCGACCATCGCGACGCGGTGATGGTCGGACTGGAGCAGCATCCCCGCGAGGCCGTCGCCTTCACCCTGCACCACCTGGCGGACGTCCCCTTGGCCTGGACGCTGGCCCACTCGCTCGGCCTGGACGACCCCCAGCTGTGGGACGAGCTCGCCACCGCGTACGAGAAGATCGATCCGGTCGCAGCCCTCGCGGTGCACACCGCGCGGGTCGTGGCGGACCTCGAGATCGCGGATGCCAAGCGCTACCGCGCCGCGGCTCGGCGGCTCGCCAGGATGCGTACACTTGCCCGCAAAGCTGACCAGGTGGCCGAGATTGACCAGCTGATCGCCGAACTCCGCGCCACGCACCGTCGACGGCCACGCCTGCAGTTGGAATTCGACCGGGCCAGGCTGCCGTGA